A window of Opitutus sp. ER46 contains these coding sequences:
- the greA gene encoding transcription elongation factor GreA — translation MNSEAVSALLAKSPSLKPAKAKLEAMEPGTYVVHRSWGFGQIKSYDEASHKLLIDFRDKKNHPMDPAFCVNTMDVLPPKHLLVRKETEPKKIAELIAENPAQLVVEALQAYPNNAATGIELEVTLGQVIGEDKFKKWWSAAKKALAKDPRVAVPEKKTECYVLRETPVSAEDEIIEQFGSTRSARRRILLAEELLATDTKDLHPDHLTGMLKTVADAVRESNQLTAAERLYGAAVRDDLAKAIGAENNFEPTQASLVSVARDLPTIAETIPVHFQSRFLELVQATHPIEARDILFSLLKTSQGKFTTEVINFLVEQGHSDELANTLKRWQTEQNLRAPVLLWIVKNRHSKKFAKLLNDLITPRLLGAIFFAIDYEALQAASARRIPLADILSDDPDLISDLLSTADPETARDLANTLMLNQGFEELTKKSLLARFIKIFPKIQSLVAADAEGKEEQLLVSRSSYDRKREEYDTIVAKKIPENSKAIAAAREHGDLRENSEFKMAKQDQSVLMAQKAQLERDLARARVTDFKDASTDQVGVGTVVEVKNNATGATTTYTILGAWDGDPDRHIISYKTAFGAALVGKKRGEIVKVKTGGNEEDYTIVTISRYVDQAAG, via the coding sequence ATGAATTCCGAAGCCGTTTCCGCTCTGCTCGCCAAATCTCCGTCGCTCAAGCCGGCCAAAGCCAAACTCGAAGCGATGGAGCCTGGCACGTACGTCGTGCATCGCAGCTGGGGGTTCGGCCAGATCAAGAGCTACGACGAAGCGTCGCACAAGCTCCTCATCGATTTCCGGGACAAGAAGAACCACCCGATGGACCCGGCGTTCTGCGTCAACACGATGGACGTGCTGCCGCCGAAGCACCTGCTGGTGCGCAAGGAGACCGAGCCGAAGAAGATCGCGGAGCTTATCGCCGAGAACCCGGCCCAGCTCGTGGTGGAGGCGCTGCAGGCGTATCCCAACAACGCCGCGACCGGCATCGAGCTTGAGGTGACGCTCGGCCAGGTCATCGGCGAGGACAAATTCAAGAAGTGGTGGTCGGCCGCCAAGAAGGCGCTGGCCAAGGATCCGCGCGTCGCCGTGCCCGAGAAGAAGACCGAGTGCTACGTGCTGCGCGAAACCCCGGTCTCCGCGGAAGACGAGATCATCGAGCAGTTCGGCAGCACGCGCTCCGCCCGCCGCCGCATTCTCCTCGCGGAAGAGCTCCTCGCGACCGACACCAAGGACCTCCATCCGGATCACCTGACCGGCATGCTGAAGACCGTCGCCGACGCCGTGCGCGAGTCGAACCAGCTGACCGCCGCCGAGCGCCTCTACGGTGCGGCCGTGCGCGACGACCTCGCGAAGGCAATCGGCGCGGAGAACAATTTCGAACCCACGCAGGCGTCGCTCGTCAGCGTCGCCCGCGACCTCCCGACCATCGCCGAGACGATCCCGGTTCATTTCCAGTCCCGCTTCCTCGAGCTCGTTCAGGCCACGCACCCGATCGAGGCCCGTGACATCCTCTTCAGCCTGCTGAAGACGTCGCAGGGCAAGTTTACCACGGAGGTGATCAACTTCCTCGTGGAGCAGGGCCACTCCGACGAACTCGCGAACACGCTCAAGCGCTGGCAGACCGAGCAGAACCTCCGCGCGCCGGTCCTCCTGTGGATCGTCAAGAATCGCCACTCGAAGAAATTCGCCAAGCTGCTCAACGACCTCATCACCCCCCGCCTCCTCGGCGCCATCTTCTTCGCCATCGATTACGAGGCCCTGCAGGCCGCCAGCGCCCGCCGCATCCCGCTCGCCGACATCCTGAGCGACGATCCCGACCTGATCTCGGACCTGCTGTCGACCGCCGATCCCGAGACCGCGCGCGATCTGGCCAACACCCTGATGCTGAACCAGGGCTTCGAAGAGCTGACCAAGAAGTCGCTCCTCGCCCGCTTCATCAAAATCTTCCCCAAGATCCAGTCGCTCGTCGCCGCCGATGCCGAGGGCAAGGAGGAGCAGCTGCTCGTCTCCCGCTCCAGCTACGACCGGAAGCGCGAGGAGTACGATACGATCGTCGCCAAGAAGATTCCCGAGAACTCCAAGGCCATCGCCGCCGCCCGCGAGCACGGCGATCTCCGCGAGAACTCCGAGTTCAAGATGGCCAAGCAGGACCAGTCGGTCCTCATGGCGCAGAAGGCCCAGCTCGAACGCGATCTCGCCCGGGCGCGCGTCACCGACTTCAAGGATGCCTCCACCGACCAGGTCGGCGTCGGCACCGTGGTCGAGGTGAAGAACAACGCCACCGGCGCGACCACCACCTACACGATCCTCGGCGCCTGGGACGGCGATCCGGACCGCCACATCATCTCCTACAAGACCGCCTTTGGCGCCGCCCTCGTCGGCAAGAAGCGCGGCGAGATCGTCAAGGTTAAGACCGGTGGCAACGAGGAGGACTACACCATCGTCACCATCAGTCGCTACGTCGACCAGGCCGCGGGCTGA
- a CDS encoding LysE family transporter: protein MFLFVTGLVGGLAIAAPVGPIGMLCIHRSVAHGRLVGFACGLGAATADALYGAIAAFGFTAISQALVANQLWIQLVGGLALVAIGAAAFRARPAARRAAGEPRGLGAAYLSTLALTLMNPMTILSFLAIFAGLGLGAEAGSITGAMLLVLGVFVGSVGWWLVVSLAGGWLGSRLEQSGLRVMNLVAGTIITLLGAWQLAAFVRNFLTR from the coding sequence ATGTTTCTCTTTGTGACCGGACTCGTCGGCGGCCTCGCGATCGCCGCCCCCGTTGGCCCCATTGGGATGCTGTGTATCCATCGTTCGGTGGCACATGGCCGGCTGGTCGGCTTCGCGTGCGGGCTGGGCGCGGCGACGGCCGACGCGCTCTATGGGGCGATCGCCGCCTTCGGCTTCACCGCGATCAGCCAGGCCCTCGTGGCGAACCAGCTCTGGATCCAGCTCGTGGGCGGCCTCGCGCTCGTGGCGATCGGCGCCGCGGCGTTCCGGGCCCGTCCCGCCGCCCGTCGCGCCGCCGGTGAACCCCGCGGTTTGGGCGCCGCCTACCTTTCGACGCTCGCGCTCACCTTGATGAACCCGATGACCATCCTGTCGTTCCTGGCGATCTTCGCCGGGCTCGGACTCGGGGCCGAAGCGGGCAGCATCACCGGCGCCATGCTGCTCGTCCTCGGCGTCTTCGTCGGTTCCGTGGGCTGGTGGCTGGTGGTCAGCCTCGCCGGCGGGTGGCTCGGCAGCCGGCTCGAGCAGAGCGGCCTCCGCGTCATGAATCTCGTCGCCGGCACGATCATCACGCTGCTCGGCGCCTGGCAGCTCGCCGCGTTCGTCCGCAACTTTCTTACGCGCTAA
- the ispF gene encoding 2-C-methyl-D-erythritol 2,4-cyclodiphosphate synthase, protein MNFRIGHGYDIHRIVTGRPLVLAGVRFDTDFGLDGHSDADCITHAICDALLGAAGLPDIGHFFPNTDPAYKNIDSQILLTRVCGELSRRNFAIGNIDATVIAEKPKLYPRLAEMKAALAKSTHLPAANIGLKATTNEGVGDLGRGLAIAAHAVALIAKA, encoded by the coding sequence ATGAACTTCCGGATCGGCCACGGTTACGACATTCACCGCATCGTCACCGGACGTCCCCTCGTCCTCGCCGGCGTCCGGTTCGACACCGACTTCGGCCTCGATGGCCACAGCGACGCCGACTGCATCACCCACGCCATCTGCGACGCGCTCCTCGGCGCCGCCGGGCTGCCCGACATCGGCCACTTCTTCCCGAACACCGATCCGGCGTACAAGAACATCGATTCGCAGATTCTCCTCACCCGCGTCTGCGGCGAGTTGTCCCGACGCAACTTCGCCATCGGCAACATTGACGCGACGGTCATCGCGGAGAAACCCAAGCTCTACCCGCGGCTCGCCGAAATGAAGGCCGCGCTCGCCAAATCCACCCACCTTCCGGCCGCCAACATCGGCCTCAAAGCCACCACCAACGAGGGGGTCGGCGATCTCGGCCGCGGCCTCGCCATCGCCGCCCACGCCGTCGCCCTCATTGCCAAAGCCTGA
- the ispE gene encoding 4-(cytidine 5'-diphospho)-2-C-methyl-D-erythritol kinase, whose protein sequence is MTAVTQTIFAPAKLNLFLAITGRRPDGFHDLVSVVAPLAFGDELSVTVRRSASLVLTLTCTDPEVPVDESNLILRAGRAFAEAAGWTGTVAFHLEKRIPMGAGLGGGSSNGAAALRVLNRLAGNPLSAEALRDVAATLGSDCPLFLEEAPVVMRGRGERLERLPETAAARLRGRDVLVFKPPFGIPTAWAYRRLAELAAEAGAAGGIYLPAAEAERRLAEWIEAPAAPVEDLLYNNMETAAFAKYLALPTLLDQMRERFGLAPRMTGSGSACFAFTGPGRPMDGLTALIDEAWGKSAWRVATRVA, encoded by the coding sequence ATGACTGCGGTCACCCAGACGATATTCGCGCCGGCGAAGCTCAACCTGTTCCTCGCGATCACGGGCCGCCGGCCGGATGGGTTTCACGATCTGGTGTCGGTCGTGGCTCCGCTCGCCTTCGGCGACGAGCTCAGCGTCACGGTGCGACGCTCGGCTTCGCTGGTGTTGACGCTGACGTGCACGGACCCGGAGGTGCCGGTGGACGAGAGCAATCTCATTTTGCGGGCGGGCCGCGCCTTTGCCGAGGCGGCGGGTTGGACGGGAACGGTGGCGTTCCATCTCGAGAAGCGGATCCCAATGGGGGCCGGGCTTGGCGGCGGCAGCAGCAACGGGGCGGCGGCGTTGCGCGTGCTGAACCGGCTGGCGGGAAATCCGTTGTCGGCGGAAGCGTTGCGCGACGTGGCGGCGACGCTTGGATCGGACTGCCCGCTTTTTCTGGAGGAGGCGCCGGTCGTGATGCGCGGACGGGGCGAGCGGCTCGAACGGTTGCCCGAGACGGCGGCGGCGCGGCTGCGCGGGCGGGACGTTTTGGTGTTCAAGCCACCGTTTGGCATTCCGACCGCGTGGGCGTATCGGCGTCTGGCGGAGCTGGCAGCCGAGGCGGGTGCGGCCGGGGGCATCTATCTGCCGGCGGCGGAAGCCGAGCGCCGCCTGGCCGAGTGGATCGAGGCGCCGGCCGCGCCGGTGGAGGACCTCCTGTACAACAACATGGAGACGGCCGCGTTTGCGAAGTACCTGGCGCTCCCGACCTTGCTGGACCAGATGCGGGAGCGTTTTGGCCTCGCACCGCGGATGACGGGCAGCGGAAGCGCCTGTTTTGCATTTACGGGGCCGGGCCGGCCGATGGACGGCCTGACGGCCCTGATCGACGAAGCCTGGGGCAAGTCGGCGTGGAGGGTCGCAACTCGTGTGGCGTAA
- a CDS encoding peptide ABC transporter substrate-binding protein, whose protein sequence is MRILLRRLPALSLLRLLPALLAALLLLPGCGRRESAVERGIREQILERGAHADVTDLDPQTAVNIAEMDVVSALFEGLVVEDPVDLHPVPGVAERWDVSADGLTYTFFLRRDAKWSDGTAVTAADFVASWQRMLTPSLAAENAGLLYVLQGAEAFHRGANPDFSQVGVTALDPYTLRVRLDHPTPYFLSLLTHSAWLPVPVATIQRFGGLADRGNRWTRPGSLVGNGAFVLKTWRPNQEIFVEQSPTYWDATRVKLKGVRFHPIDSVDAEERAFRAGQLHVTYVLPFGKADAYRRESPQLLRSDAYLNTYFLRLNTARAPFDDVRVRQALGLAVDRDVLVEKVLRAGQRPAHSLTPPGLATYTPPQAVRSDAAEARRLLQEVTRNGVQPLPTLQLLYNTNENLRVVAEALQEMWRRELGLNVEIANQEYKVVLSERRAGRYQILLSDWVGDYLDATTFLDPWRGDSANNHTNWRSADYDALLFAAARNSDPVARARQLQEAETLLLQAAPVVPLYYNAHTFLLHPSVKGWHPTLLDHHPFKHVWLEP, encoded by the coding sequence ATGCGCATTCTCCTCCGTCGCCTGCCCGCCCTGTCCCTCCTTCGCCTGCTGCCCGCGCTCCTCGCGGCGCTCCTGCTCCTGCCCGGCTGCGGCCGGCGCGAAAGCGCCGTCGAACGCGGCATTCGCGAACAGATTCTCGAACGCGGCGCCCACGCCGACGTCACCGACCTCGACCCCCAGACCGCCGTCAACATCGCCGAGATGGACGTCGTCTCCGCGCTGTTCGAGGGCCTCGTCGTCGAGGACCCGGTTGACCTGCATCCCGTGCCCGGCGTTGCCGAGCGGTGGGATGTCTCGGCCGACGGCCTCACCTACACCTTCTTCCTGCGCCGCGACGCCAAATGGTCCGATGGCACCGCGGTCACCGCGGCTGACTTCGTCGCGTCGTGGCAGCGCATGCTCACGCCGAGCCTCGCGGCGGAAAATGCCGGGCTGCTCTACGTGCTCCAGGGCGCCGAGGCCTTCCACCGGGGCGCGAACCCGGACTTCAGCCAGGTCGGCGTGACCGCGCTCGATCCTTACACGCTGCGCGTCCGCCTCGACCATCCCACCCCGTACTTTCTCTCCCTCCTCACCCACTCCGCGTGGCTGCCCGTCCCGGTCGCCACCATCCAGCGCTTCGGCGGCCTCGCCGACCGCGGCAACCGCTGGACACGCCCGGGTTCGCTCGTGGGCAACGGTGCCTTTGTCCTCAAGACGTGGCGGCCAAATCAGGAGATCTTCGTCGAGCAGTCGCCGACCTATTGGGACGCCACCCGCGTGAAGCTCAAGGGCGTGCGGTTCCACCCGATCGACAGCGTCGACGCCGAGGAGCGCGCCTTCCGCGCCGGCCAGCTCCACGTCACCTACGTGCTGCCGTTCGGCAAGGCCGACGCCTACCGCCGTGAGTCGCCGCAACTGCTCCGGTCCGACGCCTACCTCAACACCTACTTCCTGCGCCTGAACACCGCCCGCGCGCCGTTCGACGATGTCCGCGTCCGCCAGGCGCTCGGGCTCGCCGTCGACCGCGATGTGCTGGTCGAGAAGGTCCTGCGCGCCGGCCAGCGTCCTGCCCATTCCCTCACGCCGCCCGGGCTCGCCACGTACACGCCCCCGCAGGCCGTCCGCTCCGACGCCGCCGAGGCGCGCCGCCTCCTGCAGGAGGTCACGCGCAACGGCGTCCAACCGCTCCCGACCCTCCAGCTCCTGTACAACACCAACGAGAACCTGCGCGTCGTCGCCGAAGCCCTGCAGGAGATGTGGCGCCGCGAACTCGGCCTCAACGTCGAGATCGCCAACCAGGAGTACAAGGTCGTCCTCTCCGAACGCCGCGCCGGCCGCTACCAGATCCTGCTCTCCGACTGGGTGGGCGACTACCTCGACGCCACGACCTTCCTCGACCCGTGGCGCGGCGACAGCGCGAACAACCACACCAACTGGCGCAGCGCCGATTACGACGCCCTGCTGTTCGCGGCCGCCCGCAACAGCGACCCGGTTGCCCGCGCCCGCCAGTTGCAGGAGGCCGAGACCCTTCTCCTCCAGGCCGCGCCCGTCGTGCCGCTCTACTACAACGCCCACACCTTCCTGTTGCATCCTTCCGTCAAGGGCTGGCACCCCACGCTCCTCGACCACCATCCATTCAAGCACGTCTGGCTGGAGCCCTGA
- the ptsP gene encoding phosphoenolpyruvate--protein phosphotransferase — MSSPEKDEIVVQGIAASQGIAYGQIFLFVRSEVEIPTYQVDPAKRIDEVARFDRALVMTRQQIARIKAEVEKNIGPEEAAIFDAHLMVLEDQALIGETIRAFESTGNNIETCFNLVSQRYIKAFSEIDDEYLRERAGDLRDVTQRVLQNLLGQTENALNRLADQRIVVSHEISPSDSATLDRSATLAIVTDSGSKTSHAVIVARSMKVPAVVGVRNLTQRVKSGDWAIVDGYDGIVILNPTESTLFRYGKVQERKKSFESRLLEANREPAITKDGVSVTLMANIEKADEVGIVKNFFAQGVGLFRTEFLFMNAARMPSEQEQFVAYKSAAAALAPQPVIIRTLDIGGDKPLSLQADLFPKEDNPFMGFRAIRFCLEHQDIFKDQLRAILMASAHGKVRIMYPMISGSEEMARANAVLAECMTELKQRGQPFDENIEVGAMIEIPSAAATIDLLAPDCAFFSIGTNDLIQYLLAIDRVNDRIAHLYEPTHPAVLRTLQHIVEEAHKHGIPVSVCGEMAGDPVFSPLLLGLGVDALSMSPAWIPSVKYLVRAMTMAEARALAAEALTLGSPKEIYARCDAFYRARVKMD; from the coding sequence ATGAGCTCCCCGGAGAAAGACGAGATCGTTGTGCAAGGCATCGCCGCCTCGCAGGGAATCGCTTATGGCCAGATCTTTCTCTTTGTCCGCAGCGAGGTCGAAATCCCGACCTACCAGGTCGATCCGGCAAAGCGCATCGACGAGGTCGCGCGCTTTGACCGCGCGCTGGTGATGACGCGCCAGCAGATCGCGCGCATCAAGGCGGAGGTGGAGAAAAACATTGGCCCGGAGGAGGCGGCCATCTTCGACGCCCACCTCATGGTGCTCGAGGACCAGGCGTTGATCGGCGAGACGATCCGCGCGTTCGAGTCGACCGGGAACAACATCGAGACCTGCTTCAACCTCGTCTCGCAGCGCTACATCAAGGCCTTTTCCGAGATCGACGACGAGTACCTGCGCGAACGCGCGGGCGACCTGCGGGATGTGACGCAGCGCGTGTTGCAGAACCTGCTCGGCCAAACCGAGAACGCACTCAACCGGCTGGCCGACCAGCGCATCGTGGTGTCGCACGAGATCTCACCGTCGGATTCCGCGACGCTCGACCGGTCGGCGACGCTCGCGATCGTCACGGACTCGGGCAGCAAGACCAGCCATGCCGTGATCGTCGCGCGGTCGATGAAGGTGCCGGCCGTGGTTGGCGTGCGCAACCTGACGCAGCGCGTGAAGAGCGGGGACTGGGCGATCGTCGACGGGTACGACGGCATCGTGATTCTCAACCCGACCGAGAGCACGCTGTTCCGCTACGGCAAGGTGCAGGAGCGAAAGAAGTCGTTCGAATCGCGGCTGCTCGAGGCCAACCGGGAGCCGGCGATCACGAAGGACGGCGTCAGCGTGACGCTGATGGCGAACATCGAGAAGGCCGACGAGGTCGGCATCGTGAAGAATTTCTTCGCGCAAGGCGTGGGGCTGTTCCGCACCGAGTTCCTGTTCATGAACGCGGCACGCATGCCGTCGGAGCAGGAGCAGTTTGTCGCGTACAAGTCGGCGGCCGCCGCGCTGGCGCCGCAGCCGGTGATCATCCGCACGCTCGACATCGGCGGCGACAAGCCGCTCTCGCTGCAGGCGGACCTGTTCCCGAAGGAGGACAACCCCTTCATGGGCTTCCGGGCGATCCGGTTTTGCCTGGAGCACCAGGACATCTTCAAGGACCAGTTGCGCGCGATCCTGATGGCGAGCGCGCACGGCAAGGTGCGGATCATGTACCCGATGATCAGCGGCTCCGAGGAGATGGCGCGCGCGAATGCGGTGCTCGCCGAGTGCATGACGGAGCTGAAGCAGCGCGGCCAGCCGTTCGACGAGAACATCGAGGTGGGCGCGATGATCGAGATTCCGAGCGCCGCCGCGACCATCGACCTGCTCGCGCCGGACTGTGCGTTTTTCAGCATCGGCACCAACGACCTCATCCAGTACCTGCTCGCGATCGACCGGGTGAACGACCGGATCGCGCACCTTTACGAACCGACGCATCCGGCGGTGTTGCGCACGCTGCAGCACATCGTGGAGGAGGCGCACAAGCATGGGATCCCGGTGAGCGTGTGCGGGGAAATGGCCGGAGATCCGGTCTTCTCGCCGCTGTTGCTGGGCCTGGGCGTCGACGCGCTCAGCATGTCACCCGCGTGGATTCCCTCGGTGAAGTACCTGGTGCGCGCGATGACGATGGCGGAGGCGCGGGCGCTGGCGGCCGAGGCCCTGACGCTCGGTTCGCCGAAGGAAATCTACGCCCGCTGCGACGCGTTCTACCGCGCGCGGGTGAAGATGGACTGA
- the ispD gene encoding 2-C-methyl-D-erythritol 4-phosphate cytidylyltransferase produces MSRTAAILLAAGSGSRMNGVVTDKILAPLAGRPVFSYSVSAFMQSAIADLYVIVYRDQRQMLELSAYAPTPSVLVRGGNERQESVMHALAALPADIAHVFIHDCARPLIQPEQLVALHKIVRREHAVVLAHRVTDTIKEHLVRTAGGQEHVRLRTIDRARLWGMETPQVFSRELISRAYARVQARGLHITDDAQAVETLGEPVALLENPHPNPKLTTAADFKYLEFLLAQESPPPAA; encoded by the coding sequence ATGTCCCGCACCGCCGCCATCCTCCTCGCCGCCGGCAGCGGCTCACGCATGAACGGGGTCGTTACGGACAAGATCCTCGCCCCCCTCGCCGGCCGGCCGGTCTTCTCGTACTCCGTCTCGGCCTTCATGCAGAGCGCCATCGCCGACCTGTACGTGATCGTGTATCGCGACCAGCGCCAGATGCTCGAGCTCTCGGCCTACGCCCCCACGCCCTCCGTCCTCGTGCGCGGCGGCAACGAGCGCCAGGAGTCGGTCATGCACGCCCTCGCGGCGCTCCCCGCCGACATCGCTCACGTCTTCATCCACGACTGCGCCCGCCCGCTCATCCAGCCCGAACAACTGGTTGCCCTCCACAAGATCGTCCGCCGCGAACACGCCGTCGTCCTCGCCCACCGCGTCACCGACACCATCAAGGAGCATCTCGTCCGCACCGCCGGCGGGCAGGAGCACGTGCGGCTCCGCACCATCGACCGCGCCCGCCTTTGGGGCATGGAGACCCCGCAGGTTTTCTCCCGCGAACTCATCTCCCGCGCCTACGCCCGCGTCCAGGCCCGCGGCCTGCACATCACCGACGATGCCCAGGCGGTGGAAACCCTGGGCGAGCCGGTCGCTCTCCTCGAGAACCCCCACCCCAACCCGAAGCTCACCACGGCAGCGGACTTCAAGTATCTCGAGTTCCTCCTCGCCCAGGAGTCGCCGCCTCCCGCCGCATGA
- a CDS encoding metalloregulator ArsR/SmtB family transcription factor yields MNSSWDILKILSDPTRLRLLALLSREELSVAELQDILAMGQSRISSQLAQLRQAKLVLDRREGKNAFYSLQEKLPAKTQALLGAAIDSISELPILAADRENLDLILQKRRRTQEQYFNLIAGRLGKNYCPGRSWEAIGHLALRLTPAIDIADFGAGEGLISQLLARRARQVWCIDNSPRMVEVGTELARKNGLENLTYKLGDIEQVPLADRSVDLVILSQALHHAQHPQDAVNEAFRVLRPGGQVLVLDLNEHGFEKARELYADIWLGFREGALHGFLKKAGFTKVEVSAVARESIEPYFETLLASGVKERR; encoded by the coding sequence GTGAACTCCTCCTGGGACATCCTGAAGATTCTCTCGGACCCGACGCGCCTGCGGCTGCTCGCCCTGCTGTCTCGCGAGGAGCTTTCCGTCGCCGAGCTCCAGGACATCCTCGCCATGGGCCAGTCGCGTATCTCGTCGCAACTCGCCCAACTGCGCCAGGCCAAGCTCGTGCTCGACCGGCGCGAGGGGAAGAACGCCTTCTATTCGCTGCAGGAGAAACTGCCGGCCAAGACCCAAGCCCTCCTCGGTGCCGCGATCGATTCCATCAGCGAGCTGCCCATCCTCGCCGCGGACCGCGAGAACCTCGACCTCATCCTCCAGAAGCGCCGACGCACGCAGGAGCAATACTTCAACCTCATCGCCGGCCGCTTGGGCAAAAACTACTGCCCGGGACGGTCGTGGGAGGCCATCGGTCATCTCGCCCTGCGCCTCACGCCCGCCATCGACATCGCCGATTTCGGCGCCGGCGAGGGTCTCATTTCCCAGCTGCTCGCGCGTCGCGCCCGCCAGGTGTGGTGCATTGACAACTCGCCGCGGATGGTCGAGGTCGGCACCGAACTTGCCCGCAAGAACGGGCTCGAGAACCTCACCTACAAGCTCGGCGACATCGAGCAGGTGCCGCTCGCCGACCGCTCCGTCGATCTCGTCATTCTGAGCCAGGCCCTCCACCACGCGCAGCACCCGCAGGACGCCGTCAACGAGGCGTTCCGCGTCCTCCGCCCCGGCGGCCAGGTCCTCGTGCTCGACCTCAATGAGCACGGGTTCGAGAAGGCGCGCGAACTCTACGCCGACATCTGGCTCGGCTTCCGGGAAGGCGCCCTGCACGGGTTCCTCAAGAAGGCCGGCTTCACCAAGGTGGAGGTGAGCGCCGTCGCCCGGGAATCGATCGAGCCGTATTTCGAGACGCTCCTCGCCAGCGGCGTGAAGGAGCGGCGCTGA
- the pyrF gene encoding orotidine-5'-phosphate decarboxylase encodes MSCDLILVLDAQSPREVLPALRQLQGTVRWAKVGLEMYTACGPDCVREIADLGYNVFLDLKLHDIPNTVAKAVQSASRLPIRMLTLHTCGGREMMEWAVKAQREHAPELLLLGVTVLTSMSATGLNEVGVPDSPERQVVRLGQLAAAAGVRGLVCSPLEIRPLRAVLPAEVALVTPGIRPRDAKADDQTRVMTPAEAAQSGANFIVVGRPIFKAPDPVAAARAILAELTSNASGR; translated from the coding sequence ATGTCCTGTGACCTGATCCTTGTCCTCGATGCCCAGTCTCCCCGCGAGGTCCTGCCCGCGCTCCGCCAGCTGCAGGGAACCGTCCGCTGGGCCAAGGTTGGCCTCGAAATGTACACCGCTTGCGGCCCCGACTGCGTCCGCGAAATCGCCGACCTGGGCTACAACGTGTTCCTCGACCTCAAGCTGCACGACATCCCCAACACCGTCGCCAAGGCCGTCCAGTCCGCCTCCCGCCTGCCCATCCGCATGCTCACGCTCCACACCTGCGGCGGCCGCGAGATGATGGAGTGGGCCGTCAAGGCCCAGCGCGAACACGCCCCCGAGCTCCTGCTTCTCGGCGTCACCGTGCTCACCTCCATGAGCGCCACCGGCCTCAACGAGGTCGGCGTGCCCGATTCACCCGAGCGCCAGGTCGTCCGCCTCGGCCAGCTCGCCGCCGCCGCCGGCGTCCGCGGCCTGGTCTGCTCCCCGCTTGAAATCCGTCCGCTGCGCGCCGTGCTCCCCGCCGAGGTCGCCCTGGTCACGCCCGGAATCCGCCCGCGCGACGCCAAGGCCGACGATCAGACGCGCGTCATGACGCCCGCCGAGGCCGCACAGTCCGGCGCCAACTTCATCGTGGTCGGCCGGCCCATCTTCAAGGCCCCGGATCCAGTCGCCGCCGCCCGCGCCATTCTCGCCGAGCTCACTTCCAACGCCTCGGGACGCTGA